From a single Fulvivirga ulvae genomic region:
- a CDS encoding efflux RND transporter permease subunit yields the protein MVKGIQNLIEYFVKYPILANIVIAITLLAGLASLLGTKKSFFPTQKDKNIIIQVAYPGASPEEMEEGVTLKIEEALTSIAGIDEVSSTSSENSANINILTLENYDIDEVYTDVKNAVDGISSFPVSAEKPIIYKQRQQSVAQWLALTGDVDLRVLEQYAEDIKDDLLASGVISQVSVSGLPAREISIEVSEQDLSRFGLTFDQVATAVRQNNRDISAGSIKAESEEILIRSKAKETDAALIAEIIIRSNPDGSNLLLKDVARIKEQYADQPNKALLNGKRAVFIQVSKLEEEDLQQISEFVTPYVETFNETHTGVQLDLTWDFMTMLNQRLELLTSNGVIGLLLVLIALGTFLSLRLSFWVAWGIPSSFLGMFILGSFVGLTINMISLFGMILVIGILVDDGIVIAENIYSHFEKTRNPIKAAVKGTMEVVPAVFTSVTTTIVAFLPLLFLTGGFEFLRDMAFVVIFSLGFSLVEAFFVLPAHLASKSVLSVKKEDTRSYKIRSIINKGIDFLRFNLYGNALKYTMKYRFISMCILMALFLITAGLFQGGFIKSTFFPQIPFNSFNINVAFKPGEREAKVEAYLERFDNAVWEVNEDLKKDLETEDDIVNYTFGSVGNTSDGSESGSHAGNINVFYKELDDYGINSFDLINRIEKKIGAVPEAEKYNIGGGNRWGKPVSVKLLGKNYDELRTAKEFLKQELGKISDLKDIEDNVAIGRREMLFELTPEAYFLGLTHNDITTQIRQGFFGEEVQRLQKGDDEVKVWVRYPSSGRLNIGQLEDMKVKTPNGEQYPLSQLSEYKVERGISGIRHFNSNRAVTVEADLVDPFAEVPPIQEKVQNDIIPQLQAKFPTVKVDYGGQAKESARAGQEIGLFFGGAFLLIFFIIMITFRSFYQAVMIIMMIPLGWIGASIGHGIEGHPVSLLSAWGMIALSGVIINDAVVFLAKYNSLVKDDGQSVYDAAYNAGIARFRAIMLTSITTVVGLWPLIIEKSFQAQFLIPMAIAVAYGVLIGTFIILLFFPVIILVFNDVRRYAKWLWTGNKPTREDVERVLIDERRVEKYRESA from the coding sequence ATGGTAAAAGGTATACAGAATTTAATAGAGTATTTTGTTAAATACCCTATACTGGCCAATATTGTTATTGCTATCACGCTGCTGGCTGGTCTGGCCAGCTTGCTAGGCACGAAGAAATCATTTTTCCCTACCCAGAAGGATAAGAACATTATTATCCAGGTGGCCTATCCCGGTGCATCGCCGGAGGAAATGGAAGAGGGCGTGACCCTGAAAATTGAAGAAGCCTTAACCAGTATTGCCGGCATAGATGAAGTTTCTTCTACTTCATCGGAGAATTCAGCCAACATCAATATTCTAACCCTGGAAAATTATGATATTGATGAAGTCTATACAGATGTTAAAAATGCAGTAGACGGGATAAGCTCGTTTCCGGTAAGCGCGGAAAAGCCAATTATCTATAAGCAAAGGCAGCAGTCCGTGGCGCAATGGCTGGCATTGACAGGAGATGTGGATCTGCGGGTGCTGGAGCAGTATGCAGAGGACATCAAAGACGATTTGTTGGCTTCTGGTGTTATTTCACAAGTGAGTGTTAGCGGACTTCCGGCCAGAGAGATCTCAATTGAAGTTTCAGAACAGGACCTCAGCCGCTTCGGGTTAACCTTCGATCAGGTGGCTACTGCCGTACGCCAAAATAATCGTGATATATCTGCCGGATCGATCAAAGCCGAAAGTGAGGAGATATTGATCAGGTCTAAGGCAAAAGAGACTGATGCGGCACTGATAGCTGAAATAATAATCCGTTCTAATCCGGATGGAAGCAACCTTCTTTTAAAGGATGTTGCCCGTATAAAAGAACAGTATGCAGATCAACCCAATAAGGCTTTGCTCAATGGAAAGCGGGCCGTCTTTATTCAGGTTAGCAAACTTGAGGAAGAGGACCTGCAGCAAATATCAGAGTTTGTAACCCCGTATGTGGAAACGTTTAACGAAACCCATACAGGTGTACAGCTTGACCTTACCTGGGACTTTATGACTATGCTGAATCAACGCCTGGAGTTGCTGACAAGTAATGGTGTTATAGGACTATTATTGGTGTTGATAGCATTAGGTACCTTCCTGAGCTTAAGGCTGTCTTTCTGGGTGGCATGGGGTATCCCGTCGTCATTCCTGGGAATGTTTATATTGGGCTCGTTTGTGGGGCTTACCATTAACATGATATCGTTATTCGGTATGATACTCGTAATTGGTATCCTTGTGGATGATGGAATTGTGATTGCCGAGAATATTTACTCCCATTTTGAAAAGACCAGGAATCCTATTAAAGCTGCCGTAAAGGGCACCATGGAAGTTGTTCCTGCTGTTTTTACTTCAGTTACCACTACCATAGTCGCCTTCCTGCCACTTCTTTTCCTGACTGGTGGGTTCGAGTTTTTAAGAGATATGGCTTTTGTGGTTATTTTTAGTCTCGGTTTCTCTTTGGTTGAGGCATTTTTTGTGCTTCCAGCACACCTGGCCAGCAAGAGCGTACTCAGTGTTAAGAAAGAAGATACCCGAAGCTATAAAATCAGGAGTATCATCAACAAGGGAATTGATTTTTTACGATTCAATCTCTATGGTAATGCGTTGAAATATACGATGAAATACAGGTTCATTTCCATGTGTATTCTGATGGCATTGTTTTTAATTACGGCAGGGTTATTTCAGGGAGGTTTTATTAAATCTACCTTTTTCCCTCAGATACCATTTAACAGCTTTAATATAAACGTAGCTTTCAAACCAGGAGAAAGAGAGGCTAAAGTAGAGGCCTATCTCGAAAGGTTCGATAATGCGGTTTGGGAAGTTAACGAAGATTTAAAAAAGGATCTGGAGACTGAAGATGATATCGTCAATTATACTTTTGGCTCAGTTGGTAATACCAGCGATGGTTCCGAGTCAGGCTCGCATGCAGGTAATATTAATGTGTTTTATAAGGAGCTGGATGATTACGGTATTAACAGTTTTGACCTTATTAATAGAATAGAGAAGAAAATAGGGGCTGTGCCCGAAGCCGAGAAGTATAATATAGGTGGTGGTAACCGATGGGGCAAGCCCGTGTCTGTGAAGCTACTGGGTAAGAACTACGATGAGCTACGTACCGCAAAGGAGTTTTTAAAGCAGGAACTGGGTAAAATCTCAGACCTGAAGGATATAGAAGATAATGTTGCCATCGGCCGAAGGGAAATGCTCTTTGAGCTCACTCCCGAAGCTTACTTTTTAGGCCTTACACATAATGATATAACTACACAGATCAGGCAGGGTTTTTTTGGTGAAGAGGTGCAGAGGTTGCAAAAAGGTGATGATGAAGTTAAAGTATGGGTGAGGTATCCCAGTTCCGGACGTCTTAACATCGGACAACTTGAAGATATGAAAGTTAAGACCCCGAATGGTGAGCAATACCCACTCTCTCAATTATCCGAATATAAGGTAGAAAGAGGTATCTCCGGAATACGCCATTTCAATAGCAACAGGGCTGTTACAGTTGAAGCTGACCTGGTTGATCCTTTTGCGGAAGTTCCTCCTATACAAGAGAAAGTGCAAAATGACATAATCCCTCAACTACAGGCAAAGTTCCCTACGGTGAAAGTTGATTACGGCGGCCAGGCTAAAGAAAGTGCACGTGCAGGTCAGGAGATAGGATTGTTTTTTGGAGGTGCATTTCTGCTGATATTCTTTATTATCATGATCACTTTCCGTTCTTTTTACCAAGCCGTAATGATCATCATGATGATACCCCTGGGTTGGATTGGAGCATCAATAGGTCATGGTATTGAGGGACATCCTGTATCACTTTTAAGTGCCTGGGGTATGATAGCCCTCTCCGGGGTAATCATTAACGATGCCGTGGTGTTTCTTGCCAAATATAACTCTCTCGTCAAAGACGATGGTCAATCTGTATATGATGCAGCGTATAATGCCGGTATTGCAAGGTTTCGCGCTATTATGCTTACCTCAATAACTACCGTGGTTGGGTTATGGCCTTTGATTATTGAAAAGAGCTTTCAGGCCCAGTTCCTGATCCCTATGGCTATTGCAGTTGCCTATGGGGTTTTGATTGGTACATTTATCATACTTTTGTTTTTCCCGGTGATCATTCTTGTATTTAATGATGTGAGAAGGTACGCCAAATGGCTATGGACAGGTAATAAGCCAACACGAGAGGATGTGGAAAGAGTACTCATTGATGAGCGAAGAGTGGAAAAATACAGGGAATCAGCCTGA
- a CDS encoding TolC family protein has translation MKYNCLVFFMVLLSSAQAICQQELSLSEAVQIGLERNYDIKIENRNVEIAENNNSWGEAGRYPTVTLNLSQNNSLTDNVKTASPFQLQDQTISNSLNPSVNLDWTLFNGFKINMSKHRLEQLQAQSKGNADIVIANTIQSIILGYYKAVLERERLDEFQKQLNLSGDKYEYTKIKSDLGSAVSTDLLLEEANYLTDSTNFINQELNYRNAIRDLNVLLAEQDIDKMYVLTDELEVDIETYEMADLMAKLNAENVDLKKQFIAQRILDYDVAIRRADRYPQLSFNAGYSHNRSRVDLSNATFPSDDGSSTPGPADPLNAITDTYFANFTLSFTLFNGGKINRAIENALITEDIENIRTERLKNTLYRDLAKAHDEYEIRTRLYRISDRRKQATETNLQISEEKFKNGTINSFDYRTVQNDNLTAAIQELQSLYNVIDSKVSLMRLTGGIIETYIAE, from the coding sequence ATGAAATATAATTGTTTAGTATTTTTTATGGTATTGCTGTCATCGGCACAGGCCATCTGTCAGCAGGAACTATCACTTTCCGAAGCCGTACAAATAGGGCTGGAGAGAAACTATGACATCAAAATTGAGAACAGGAATGTAGAAATAGCAGAAAATAATAACAGTTGGGGAGAGGCCGGACGGTATCCCACGGTTACACTAAACCTTAGTCAAAACAATTCATTGACGGATAATGTAAAGACCGCCAGTCCATTCCAGTTGCAGGATCAGACTATTTCCAACAGTCTGAACCCCTCCGTTAACCTGGACTGGACATTGTTTAATGGGTTTAAGATCAATATGAGCAAGCACCGTTTGGAGCAGCTTCAGGCCCAGTCGAAAGGTAATGCTGATATTGTGATAGCCAATACCATTCAGTCTATAATTTTAGGGTATTATAAAGCAGTTCTGGAGAGAGAACGTTTAGATGAGTTTCAGAAACAATTGAACCTTTCAGGTGATAAATACGAGTATACTAAAATAAAATCGGATTTGGGAAGCGCTGTAAGTACCGATCTGCTGCTTGAAGAGGCTAATTACCTGACGGATTCAACTAATTTTATCAACCAGGAGCTTAACTATAGAAATGCGATAAGGGATTTGAATGTGCTCCTGGCAGAGCAGGATATTGATAAAATGTATGTATTAACTGACGAACTGGAAGTTGATATCGAAACCTACGAAATGGCTGATCTGATGGCCAAGTTGAATGCTGAGAACGTAGACTTAAAGAAGCAGTTTATTGCGCAACGCATACTTGACTATGACGTAGCCATCAGGAGGGCAGATCGCTATCCTCAACTGAGTTTTAATGCAGGCTATTCACACAACCGCAGCAGGGTAGACCTGAGTAATGCTACATTTCCTTCTGATGATGGTAGCAGCACACCCGGGCCTGCAGATCCGTTAAATGCTATAACAGACACCTATTTTGCAAATTTTACTCTTTCATTTACACTGTTTAATGGAGGTAAGATAAACAGGGCTATAGAAAATGCACTTATTACTGAAGATATTGAAAATATCAGGACAGAGCGACTTAAAAACACGTTGTACCGGGATCTGGCCAAGGCCCATGACGAATATGAGATAAGGACCAGACTTTACAGGATCAGTGACCGGAGAAAGCAGGCTACTGAAACTAATCTTCAAATCTCAGAAGAGAAGTTTAAAAATGGTACCATAAACTCTTTTGACTATAGAACAGTTCAAAACGATAACCTCACGGCTG